One part of the Lysobacterales bacterium genome encodes these proteins:
- a CDS encoding 2OG-Fe(II) oxygenase — MSAALPQPRRHLRIDGRDLWVFDGLLDNPGVMVDALDRAPFTRTEVATPETARHRHWVNEMDLRVYAGLPISRATQAALASVMPDRPLRAYRAYTNFAQFGDVLSIHTDCAPEQVEYTALWFLARDWQPDWGGETVFYDGSMDAQVVVSPRPGRLVVFHGAIPHAGRPPARTCFEPRYSFAIKLEPVPQQGP; from the coding sequence ATGAGCGCCGCGCTTCCCCAGCCGCGCCGCCACCTGCGCATCGACGGGCGCGACCTGTGGGTGTTCGACGGCCTGCTCGACAACCCGGGCGTGATGGTGGATGCGCTTGATCGTGCGCCGTTCACGCGCACCGAGGTCGCGACCCCGGAGACGGCCCGGCACAGGCATTGGGTCAACGAAATGGACCTGCGCGTCTACGCCGGACTGCCGATCAGCCGCGCCACCCAGGCCGCCCTTGCCAGCGTGATGCCCGACCGCCCCCTGCGCGCCTATCGCGCCTATACCAACTTCGCGCAGTTCGGCGACGTGCTGTCCATTCACACCGACTGCGCGCCCGAGCAGGTCGAGTACACGGCCTTGTGGTTCCTGGCCCGCGACTGGCAGCCCGACTGGGGAGGCGAGACCGTGTTCTACGACGGATCCATGGATGCCCAGGTCGTGGTCAGCCCGCGGCCGGGCCGCCTGGTGGTCTTCCATGGCGCCATTCCGCATGCTGGTCGGCCGCCGGCCCGCACCTGCTTCGAGCCCCGCTACAGCTTCGCGATCAAGCTCGAACCGGTGCCGCAGCAGGGACCCTGA
- a CDS encoding 2OG-Fe(II) oxygenase: MPHFQPPPVTGAPSSAGQRIDQARRALAGSRIGEPAHEQALDALRALAVGPDGLEAQWLLGAYFLSAEARPGAQAEAWTWLEPAARAGLVPAMDRLAAQHLRGLVRPVDRVAAIDLYHRIAERGFYRAAWELGYLLDQNGACPPSLPGVPGNAATAFARACALGNPQAYLSLGLRFAQGAGVMRDPEFGQALLLRAADARIPGARGAAERMTGTDTAAVQDWHARLKANLDQAQPSLQHLQPEAGPGAPAPHPLLPRLEAHLAGIGHPALRLDGEGRLQVAGGGDRAHLAEREPAWQWLSQSPRVAVAHDFATVEECAHLINKVAGQLAAARSYTGSGSANDEAELSFFTGEGTPIRALHADAVVHTLEQRLQRLTGWRADAMEPCSIIRYLPGQAYRAHVDFFSARQIEDNARLRQDFGGQRLATFLLYLRVPDAGGETDYVQAGLKLRGESGMAVLHHNTTPEGIADPASLHAGAAIERGEKWLWRCTLRERPLVGDAANGHPQQRG; the protein is encoded by the coding sequence ATGCCACATTTTCAGCCGCCGCCGGTCACCGGCGCGCCCTCCAGCGCCGGCCAGCGCATAGACCAGGCGCGCCGGGCGCTCGCCGGCAGCCGCATTGGCGAGCCTGCGCACGAACAGGCCCTGGACGCGCTGCGCGCGCTGGCCGTTGGTCCGGACGGGCTGGAGGCGCAATGGCTGCTGGGTGCGTACTTCCTGAGCGCAGAGGCGCGTCCCGGCGCCCAGGCCGAGGCCTGGACCTGGCTGGAGCCGGCGGCGCGTGCGGGGCTGGTGCCCGCCATGGACCGGCTCGCTGCCCAGCATCTGCGCGGCCTGGTGCGGCCTGTGGATCGCGTCGCCGCCATCGACCTCTATCACCGCATCGCCGAGCGCGGTTTCTATCGGGCCGCCTGGGAGCTGGGCTATCTGCTGGACCAGAATGGCGCCTGCCCGCCCAGCCTACCTGGCGTGCCCGGCAACGCCGCCACCGCCTTCGCGCGCGCCTGCGCGCTGGGCAACCCGCAGGCCTACCTGTCCCTGGGGCTGCGCTTCGCGCAGGGCGCGGGGGTGATGCGCGACCCGGAGTTCGGTCAGGCCCTGCTGCTGCGCGCGGCCGATGCGCGCATCCCCGGTGCCCGCGGGGCCGCCGAACGGATGACGGGCACCGACACCGCTGCGGTGCAGGACTGGCACGCACGGCTCAAGGCCAATCTGGACCAGGCGCAGCCGAGCCTGCAACACCTGCAGCCGGAGGCCGGCCCCGGCGCGCCGGCGCCGCACCCGCTGCTGCCGCGGCTGGAAGCGCATCTGGCGGGTATCGGCCATCCTGCCCTGCGCCTGGATGGCGAGGGGCGCCTGCAGGTCGCCGGCGGCGGCGACCGGGCGCACCTGGCGGAGCGCGAGCCGGCCTGGCAGTGGCTGTCGCAGTCCCCGCGGGTAGCGGTGGCGCATGATTTCGCGACGGTCGAGGAATGCGCGCACCTGATCAACAAGGTGGCCGGCCAGCTGGCCGCGGCACGCAGCTACACCGGTTCGGGCAGCGCCAACGACGAGGCCGAGCTCAGTTTCTTCACCGGCGAGGGCACGCCGATCCGGGCCCTGCACGCCGACGCCGTCGTCCACACGCTGGAGCAGCGCCTGCAGCGGCTGACCGGCTGGCGGGCCGACGCCATGGAACCGTGTTCGATCATCCGCTACCTGCCCGGACAGGCCTACCGCGCGCACGTGGACTTCTTCTCGGCGCGCCAGATCGAGGACAACGCGCGGCTGCGCCAGGACTTCGGCGGCCAGCGCCTGGCGACGTTCCTTCTGTACCTGCGGGTGCCCGACGCCGGAGGTGAAACCGACTACGTTCAGGCCGGCCTGAAGCTGCGCGGCGAGAGCGGCATGGCGGTGCTGCACCACAACACCACGCCGGAGGGCATCGCGGACCCGGCCTCGCTGCATGCCGGTGCGGCCATCGAGCGCGGCGAGAAGTGGTTGTGGCGATGCACGCTGCGCGAGCGCCCGCTGGTCGGCGATGCTGCCAACGGACATCCGCAACAGCGAGGCTGA
- a CDS encoding TonB-dependent receptor — MVRRRTLGAVAVALAVATIAAGFTEALARESSSPQPSGPSAVIVLDAEALRASGLVSLGDVLARLPMAGPASARDARRSDGTASVDLRGLGAGRTLVLVEGRRWPGGLGRASTDAFDGFAFNRDTDLDSIPLAAVERIEIHTGAAAAHHGSGAIAGVVDIRLRRDFDGLQASTHWGEFGQGDGRRQRHEFLLGVAGERGHVTMGAGHVREDAVMAGDRAISAVPVFGLPATDTTYAGASHFGPWPRLFIPGIGQQVLIPGRPGTAPEDFHPFNAAREGWNFAPSAQLRAPLERTSLFADARYRLGGDVEFHGQAHFNERRSEQVTAALPLAGGVFSQTPMLRRIAIPTDNLYNPFGVEVTGFIRRPVELGGRRSRQDVDTWVVDAGLRGVLDMAGHRLAWDLGVRHGRTERRGLDFGHFSASALERALGPSFIDADGTPRCGFPGAVVAGCVPLNLFGPEGSITPAMGQGLAQVGQSVAETRLTSHWAEVAGEAFQVVPGMPAQFRLGWTQRRETLSETPDAFANQALGTAPYRASSAGSQRVEETFVSLHAPFWAGSGGLHLLSATVDLRHAAYDALGSELSGSARLDWQPVADLHLYAAWGRGHRAPVLAERFRSTEFDSRAIVLDPCMEPHIGGLTPAAQARCYADGVLPGVTQTGIIPTYLAGNDRLAPERSHYRSVGLAWSPAHLESFVLGLSRFRSEVREGIGELAQQFVVNGCYLSDDAAVRARLCPLLARRRPGGLIESVQGGPVNHLRQDLEGWDLDASYRLDTALGRIDLHLDASYLSRWDLVEFDLQQFDTQPGATPGRLGQYRGGSAGFDFSHDPVSLPRWRATARLDWRLGDFGIGWGMRYQHHVDEGCPFFLIEQTLGIDNPCSNPEARTPAFPAGYNRQASTTYHDLRLSWNTPWRGEAALGVDNLFANSPPVAYGAPFHSHDTRRHEAPGRFWYLQYRQRW; from the coding sequence ATGGTGAGAAGACGGACGCTGGGTGCCGTGGCTGTCGCCCTGGCCGTGGCAACGATTGCGGCCGGATTCACTGAGGCGCTTGCCCGCGAGTCGTCCTCACCGCAGCCCTCAGGCCCGTCAGCGGTGATCGTGCTCGACGCCGAAGCCCTTCGTGCCTCCGGCCTGGTATCGCTGGGCGATGTGCTGGCGCGCCTGCCGATGGCCGGGCCCGCCAGTGCCCGCGATGCTCGCCGCAGCGACGGCACTGCGTCGGTCGACCTTCGTGGCCTGGGTGCTGGCCGCACCCTGGTCCTGGTCGAGGGTCGGCGCTGGCCGGGTGGCCTCGGCCGGGCCAGCACAGACGCCTTCGACGGCTTTGCCTTCAACCGCGACACCGACCTCGACAGCATCCCGCTGGCCGCGGTCGAGCGCATCGAGATCCACACCGGCGCCGCCGCAGCACACCACGGCAGCGGCGCGATCGCCGGGGTGGTCGACATCCGCCTGCGCCGCGACTTCGACGGCCTGCAGGCCAGCACGCACTGGGGCGAGTTCGGCCAGGGTGACGGCCGTCGGCAGCGGCACGAATTCCTGCTGGGCGTCGCCGGCGAGCGTGGCCACGTCACCATGGGCGCCGGGCACGTCCGCGAGGACGCGGTCATGGCCGGGGACCGGGCGATCTCAGCGGTGCCGGTGTTCGGCCTGCCGGCGACCGACACCACCTACGCCGGTGCCTCGCATTTCGGCCCCTGGCCTCGCCTGTTCATTCCTGGGATCGGCCAACAGGTCCTGATTCCGGGCCGGCCAGGTACGGCACCGGAGGATTTCCACCCCTTCAATGCAGCGCGAGAAGGCTGGAACTTCGCGCCGTCGGCTCAGCTCAGGGCGCCCTTGGAGCGCACCTCGCTGTTCGCGGATGCCCGATACCGGTTGGGCGGTGACGTCGAATTCCACGGCCAGGCCCATTTCAACGAACGCCGCTCCGAGCAGGTCACGGCCGCCCTTCCGCTGGCCGGCGGGGTTTTCAGCCAGACGCCAATGCTCAGACGAATCGCCATCCCCACCGACAACCTCTACAACCCGTTCGGCGTCGAAGTGACCGGCTTCATCCGGCGCCCGGTCGAGTTGGGCGGCCGTCGCTCCCGGCAGGATGTCGACACCTGGGTGGTCGATGCCGGACTGCGTGGCGTCCTGGACATGGCCGGACATCGACTCGCCTGGGACCTGGGCGTGCGCCACGGACGGACGGAACGCCGAGGCCTGGACTTCGGACATTTCAGCGCCAGCGCTCTGGAACGGGCCCTGGGCCCGTCCTTCATCGATGCCGACGGCACGCCGCGGTGCGGCTTCCCCGGGGCGGTGGTGGCCGGTTGCGTGCCGCTGAATCTGTTCGGGCCCGAAGGCTCGATCACCCCGGCGATGGGGCAGGGTCTGGCTCAGGTCGGCCAGTCCGTTGCGGAGACCCGCCTGACCAGCCACTGGGCAGAGGTGGCCGGCGAAGCGTTCCAGGTGGTGCCGGGCATGCCCGCGCAGTTCCGGCTTGGCTGGACGCAGCGCCGGGAAACGCTGTCCGAAACACCGGACGCCTTCGCCAACCAGGCGCTGGGTACCGCGCCGTACCGAGCCAGCAGCGCGGGCAGCCAGCGCGTCGAGGAGACATTCGTGTCGTTGCATGCGCCGTTCTGGGCAGGTTCTGGCGGTCTGCACCTGCTGTCCGCCACGGTGGACCTGCGCCACGCCGCCTACGATGCCCTGGGCAGTGAGCTCAGCGGCTCGGCACGGCTGGACTGGCAGCCGGTGGCGGATCTGCACCTGTACGCGGCATGGGGTCGTGGCCACCGGGCGCCGGTTCTGGCCGAGCGGTTTCGGTCCACCGAGTTCGATTCGCGGGCAATCGTCCTGGATCCCTGCATGGAGCCTCACATTGGCGGACTGACGCCGGCGGCGCAGGCCCGCTGCTATGCGGATGGCGTCCTGCCTGGGGTCACCCAGACGGGCATCATTCCAACCTATCTGGCGGGAAACGACAGGCTGGCGCCGGAGCGCTCGCACTACAGATCGGTCGGTCTCGCCTGGTCGCCCGCCCACCTGGAGAGTTTCGTCCTCGGCCTCTCCCGGTTCCGCAGCGAAGTGCGCGAGGGCATTGGCGAGTTGGCCCAGCAATTCGTGGTCAACGGCTGCTATCTGTCCGACGATGCCGCGGTCAGGGCCCGGTTGTGCCCGCTGCTCGCCCGCCGCCGTCCTGGCGGCCTGATCGAATCGGTCCAGGGTGGACCGGTCAATCACCTTCGTCAGGATCTCGAGGGTTGGGATCTGGATGCCAGCTATCGCCTGGATACCGCCTTGGGCCGGATCGACCTTCACCTGGATGCGTCCTACCTGTCGCGCTGGGACCTGGTCGAGTTCGATCTCCAACAATTCGACACGCAACCAGGAGCTACACCCGGCCGGCTTGGCCAGTACCGGGGGGGCAGTGCAGGATTCGACTTCTCGCACGATCCCGTATCGCTGCCGCGCTGGCGTGCAACGGCGCGACTGGACTGGCGGCTGGGCGACTTCGGCATCGGTTGGGGTATGCGCTACCAGCACCATGTCGACGAGGGATGCCCGTTCTTCCTGATCGAGCAGACCCTGGGCATCGACAACCCTTGCTCGAACCCGGAGGCCCGGACGCCCGCCTTCCCCGCGGGCTACAACCGCCAGGCCAGCACCACCTACCACGACCTGCGCCTGTCCTGGAACACGCCCTGGCGCGGCGAGGCGGCGCTCGGTGTCGACAATCTCTTCGCCAACTCGCCACCGGTGGCCTACGGGGCACCGTTCCATTCCCACGACACACGCCGCCATGAGGCTCCAGGGCGGTTCTGGTACCTGCAGTACCGCCAGCGTTGGTAG
- a CDS encoding sulfotransferase domain-containing protein: MGRIVWLASYPKSGNTWLRAFLANLIADREQPLPLAELPDYCEDEARADRYARLAGRPAQDLTVAELCALRPAVHEMIAAAAPGSVLVKTHNLWGGFEGHPLHNPKVTAGGVYVVRNPLDVAVSMTHHFGLGVDEAIEFLGNEDTATASDHRWAGQVLGSWSSHVESWAGIDHPNFLTVRYEDLLEKPAKTFARIARLLGIADRARIERAIGHASFQTLARIERRDGFVEASEKTDARFFRIGRARQWPQALSREQVARIVERHRAQMARFRYLPSGFPASAPAT, from the coding sequence ATGGGCAGGATCGTCTGGCTGGCCTCGTATCCGAAGTCCGGCAACACCTGGCTGCGCGCCTTCCTGGCCAACCTGATCGCCGACCGGGAACAGCCGCTGCCGCTGGCCGAGTTGCCCGACTACTGCGAGGACGAGGCGCGCGCCGACCGCTATGCGCGCCTGGCCGGCCGGCCGGCGCAGGACCTCACGGTGGCCGAGCTGTGCGCCCTGCGCCCGGCGGTGCACGAGATGATCGCCGCGGCCGCGCCGGGTTCGGTGCTGGTCAAGACCCATAACCTCTGGGGTGGCTTCGAGGGCCACCCGCTGCACAACCCCAAGGTGACCGCCGGCGGCGTCTACGTGGTGCGCAACCCGCTCGACGTCGCGGTCAGCATGACCCACCACTTCGGCCTGGGCGTCGACGAGGCGATCGAGTTCCTGGGCAACGAGGACACCGCCACCGCCAGCGACCACCGCTGGGCCGGCCAGGTCCTGGGCTCGTGGTCCAGCCATGTCGAGAGCTGGGCCGGCATCGACCACCCCAACTTCCTGACCGTGCGCTACGAGGACCTGCTGGAGAAGCCGGCCAAGACCTTCGCGCGCATCGCCCGCCTGCTCGGCATCGCAGACCGGGCGCGCATCGAACGCGCCATCGGCCACGCCAGCTTCCAGACCCTGGCTCGCATCGAGCGTCGCGACGGCTTCGTCGAGGCCTCGGAAAAGACCGACGCCCGCTTCTTCCGCATCGGCCGCGCCCGCCAGTGGCCGCAGGCGCTGTCGCGCGAACAGGTCGCCCGCATCGTCGAACGCCATCGCGCGCAGATGGCGCGCTTCAGGTACCTGCCGTCCGGCTTTCCTGCGAGCGCTCCCGCGACCTGA
- a CDS encoding agmatine deiminase family protein codes for MTYSRLALPALLALALPLAATAAEPRDPPRLADPGVLATLEAQDRALAPFVLPKNAAPWESGLPPVEREAMGGTPPGYVRTFSEYEANEGIFIRWASFTALQTEMIVPLTTATPPSKVWIAVTSGAQENTVRNTLQSAGANLDHVRFVQQSCTVNGNCSVWMRDYGPRFIESAGTRAIVDHQYNRNTRTADNQFPGLVATAWSEPLYNIGLTHGGGNYHSFSNQDAFMTRLIVNENPGLTAQQVIDRYAAFQGVDLTLTDPFPTGVDSTQHIDMWMLPVAPDRIIIGDYPASTGGSAVPKQVTDAAAAELTSRGYTVFRTPGWRANAHYTYTNAVIVNQVALICRFGGSYTTQDAQALAVFQQALPDHDIVQVNCAGIITSAGAIHCIVMHVPDLIFRGRHED; via the coding sequence ATGACCTACAGCCGCCTGGCGCTGCCCGCGCTGCTCGCCCTTGCCCTGCCCCTGGCCGCGACCGCCGCCGAACCACGCGACCCACCGCGCCTTGCCGACCCGGGCGTGCTGGCCACCCTGGAGGCGCAGGACCGCGCACTGGCGCCGTTCGTACTGCCCAAGAACGCGGCGCCCTGGGAATCCGGACTGCCGCCGGTGGAGCGCGAGGCGATGGGCGGCACGCCGCCGGGCTACGTCCGCACCTTCTCAGAGTACGAGGCCAACGAGGGTATCTTCATCCGCTGGGCCAGCTTCACCGCCTTGCAGACCGAGATGATCGTGCCGCTGACCACGGCGACGCCGCCCTCCAAGGTCTGGATCGCGGTCACCAGCGGCGCCCAGGAAAACACCGTACGCAACACCCTGCAGAGCGCCGGCGCCAACCTCGACCACGTTCGCTTCGTGCAGCAGTCGTGCACGGTGAACGGCAACTGCTCGGTGTGGATGCGCGACTACGGCCCGCGCTTCATCGAGAGCGCCGGCACCCGCGCCATCGTCGACCACCAGTACAACCGCAACACGCGCACCGCCGACAACCAGTTCCCCGGCCTGGTCGCCACCGCCTGGTCCGAGCCCCTGTACAACATCGGCCTGACCCACGGCGGCGGCAACTACCACTCGTTCTCCAACCAGGACGCGTTCATGACGCGCCTGATCGTCAACGAGAATCCCGGCCTCACCGCGCAGCAGGTGATCGACCGCTACGCCGCCTTCCAGGGCGTGGACCTGACCCTTACCGATCCGTTCCCGACCGGCGTCGACTCCACCCAGCACATCGACATGTGGATGCTGCCGGTGGCGCCGGACCGGATCATCATCGGCGACTACCCGGCAAGCACCGGCGGCAGCGCCGTGCCCAAGCAGGTCACCGATGCGGCCGCAGCCGAGTTGACCAGCCGCGGCTATACCGTGTTCCGCACCCCGGGCTGGCGCGCCAATGCCCACTACACCTACACCAACGCGGTGATCGTCAACCAGGTGGCGCTGATCTGCCGGTTCGGCGGCAGCTACACGACCCAGGACGCGCAGGCGCTGGCGGTGTTCCAGCAGGCCCTGCCCGACCACGACATCGTCCAGGTCAACTGCGCCGGGATCATCACCTCGGCCGGCGCCATCCACTGCATCGTCATGCACGTGCCGGACCTGATCTTCCGCGGCCGCCACGAGGACTGA
- the kbl gene encoding glycine C-acetyltransferase, with amino-acid sequence MTANDTIARYAAELDTLRGQGLFKSERIIVSPQDARIRLDDGREVLNFCANNYLGLADHPEVIAAAKAALDSHGFGMASVRFICGTQDLHKELEAKISAFFGKQDSILYAACFDANGGLFEPLLGEADAIVSDALNHASIIDGVRLCKARRYRYANCDMADLERQLQQARADGARTILITTDGVFSMDGFIAPLDAIARLAEKYGALVHIDECHATGFLGATGRGSAEVKGVLDRIDIVTGTLGKALGGALGGFTTGRAEVVELLRQRSRPYLFSNSLPPHVVAAGTRVFDMLAAAGELRERLRDNTAWFREAMTAAGFDLKSGEHPIVPVMLYDAPLAQRFAQRLLEEGIYAIGFFYPVVPQGQARIRTQMSAAHSRADLEQAVAAFVKVGRELGVIAG; translated from the coding sequence ATGACCGCCAACGACACCATCGCCCGCTATGCCGCCGAACTCGACACGCTGCGCGGCCAGGGCCTGTTCAAGTCCGAGCGCATCATCGTCTCGCCGCAGGACGCCCGGATCCGCCTCGACGACGGCCGCGAGGTGCTGAACTTCTGCGCCAACAACTACCTGGGCCTGGCCGACCATCCCGAGGTGATCGCCGCCGCCAAGGCGGCCCTGGACAGCCACGGCTTCGGCATGGCCAGCGTGCGCTTCATCTGCGGCACCCAGGACCTGCACAAGGAGCTGGAGGCGAAGATCTCCGCGTTCTTCGGCAAGCAGGACAGCATCCTCTATGCCGCCTGCTTCGACGCCAACGGCGGCCTGTTCGAGCCGCTGCTGGGCGAGGCCGACGCGATCGTCTCGGACGCCCTCAACCACGCCTCGATCATCGACGGCGTGCGCCTGTGCAAGGCCCGGCGCTACCGCTACGCCAACTGCGACATGGCCGATCTGGAAAGGCAGTTGCAGCAGGCCCGGGCCGACGGCGCGCGCACGATCCTGATCACCACCGACGGCGTGTTCTCGATGGACGGTTTCATCGCACCGCTGGACGCGATCGCGAGGCTGGCCGAGAAGTACGGCGCCCTCGTGCACATCGACGAATGCCATGCCACCGGTTTCCTCGGCGCCACCGGCCGCGGCAGCGCCGAGGTCAAGGGCGTGCTGGACCGCATCGACATCGTCACCGGCACCCTTGGCAAGGCCCTGGGCGGGGCGCTGGGCGGCTTCACCACCGGCCGCGCCGAGGTCGTCGAGTTGCTGCGCCAGCGCTCGCGGCCCTACCTGTTCTCCAACTCGCTGCCGCCGCACGTGGTCGCCGCCGGCACCCGGGTGTTCGACATGCTGGCCGCTGCCGGCGAGCTGCGCGAGCGCCTGCGCGACAACACCGCCTGGTTCCGCGAGGCGATGACTGCCGCCGGCTTCGACCTCAAGTCCGGCGAGCACCCGATCGTGCCGGTGATGCTCTACGACGCGCCCCTGGCCCAGCGCTTCGCGCAGCGCCTGCTGGAGGAGGGCATCTACGCGATCGGCTTCTTCTATCCGGTGGTGCCGCAGGGCCAGGCCCGGATCCGCACCCAGATGAGCGCGGCGCACAGCCGCGCCGACCTCGAACAGGCGGTCGCTGCGTTCGTCAAGGTCGGCCGCGAGCTGGGCGTGATCGCCGGTTGA
- a CDS encoding fatty acid desaturase: MPMSDREPGHGTRRSAPRPLASIKRWFDAGAGQPDARGDPDRIDWLRVLPFIGLHLGCLGVLVVGFSWTAFWLAVALYALRMFAITGFYHRYFSHKAFRTSRPVQFAFALLGAMSAQRGPLWWAAHHRHHHRHADGPDDLHSPARRGFWMSHVGWFLTPRAFATDLAAVPDLARYPELRWLDRFDIAVPVALALALFGLGELLAVTAPGLATDGWQLLVWGFFVSTVALFHATVTINSLAHRYGSRRFPTRDDSRNNWWLALLTFGEGWHNNHHHFPGSARQGFRWWEIDLTWYLLRLLAALGLVWDLRPVPVNLRRRAAGAGSATPGG; the protein is encoded by the coding sequence ATGCCCATGTCCGACCGCGAACCCGGCCACGGAACGCGGCGTTCCGCCCCGCGCCCTCTGGCCTCGATCAAGCGTTGGTTCGACGCCGGGGCCGGGCAGCCCGATGCGCGCGGCGACCCCGACAGGATCGACTGGCTGCGCGTGCTGCCGTTCATCGGCCTGCATCTGGGCTGCCTGGGCGTCCTGGTGGTGGGCTTCTCCTGGACCGCCTTCTGGCTGGCTGTCGCGCTCTACGCCCTGCGCATGTTCGCGATCACCGGGTTCTACCACCGCTACTTCTCGCACAAGGCGTTCCGCACCAGCCGCCCGGTGCAGTTCGCGTTCGCCCTGCTCGGTGCGATGTCCGCTCAGCGCGGACCGTTGTGGTGGGCCGCGCACCATCGCCACCACCACCGCCATGCCGACGGTCCCGACGACCTGCACTCGCCGGCCCGGCGCGGCTTCTGGATGAGCCACGTAGGCTGGTTCCTGACGCCGCGCGCCTTCGCCACCGACCTGGCGGCGGTCCCGGACCTGGCGCGTTACCCGGAACTTCGCTGGCTGGACCGCTTCGACATCGCGGTTCCGGTGGCGCTGGCGCTGGCCTTGTTCGGACTGGGGGAGCTGCTCGCCGTGACCGCCCCTGGCCTGGCCACCGATGGCTGGCAGCTGCTGGTCTGGGGCTTCTTCGTCTCAACCGTGGCGTTGTTCCACGCCACCGTCACCATCAACTCGCTCGCCCACCGCTACGGCAGCCGGCGCTTCCCGACCCGCGACGACAGCCGCAACAACTGGTGGCTGGCCCTGCTCACCTTCGGCGAGGGCTGGCACAACAACCACCACCACTTCCCGGGATCGGCGCGGCAGGGTTTCCGCTGGTGGGAGATCGATCTGACCTGGTACCTGCTGCGTCTGCTCGCCGCGCTCGGCCTGGTCTGGGACCTCAGGCCGGTGCCTGTTAACCTGCGCCGACGCGCAGCCGGTGCCGGCAGCGCGACGCCGGGGGGCTGA
- a CDS encoding FAD-dependent oxidoreductase → MRIAVVGSGIAGLASAWLLSRRHEVVLYEAEDRLGGHTHTHDVRLGNRRYRVDTGFIVMNPQHYPLLSALFAELGVATQPTTMSFSVRNERSGLEYNASTLQGLFCQRRNLVSPRFLGMVRDILRFYRQAGGLLAQPGPGPSLASYLTDQGYGDAFRDDHLVPMAAALWSSPSDAVLGFPARFLVQFMANHQMLQVSGRPEWRTVAGGSGAYIDALRARWQVQVRLADPVRSVERLPQAGVRVRSVNGEDRFDQVVLACHSDQSLALLAQPSPLEAELLGAIGFQANDTVLHTDASVLPRRGRAWAAWNALVPAEAGERCTVSYLMNQLQSLDAPTPLVVSLNQTDRIDADRILARMTYHHPLYTEAAVAAQGRRAEIDGVDRVWYAGAWWGWGFHEDGIRSAVDIARALDVDWPAAASAGDAQDR, encoded by the coding sequence ATGCGCATCGCGGTGGTAGGTTCCGGCATTGCCGGGCTGGCGTCGGCGTGGCTGCTGTCGCGCCGCCACGAGGTGGTGCTCTACGAGGCCGAGGATCGGCTCGGCGGCCACACCCATACCCACGATGTGCGCCTGGGCAACCGCCGCTACCGGGTCGACACCGGTTTCATCGTCATGAACCCGCAGCACTACCCGCTGCTGTCGGCGCTGTTCGCCGAGCTCGGCGTCGCCACCCAGCCGACCACCATGAGCTTCTCGGTGCGCAACGAGCGCAGCGGGCTGGAGTACAACGCCAGCACGCTGCAGGGGCTGTTCTGCCAGCGCCGCAACCTGGTCTCGCCGAGATTCCTTGGCATGGTCCGCGACATCCTGCGCTTCTATCGGCAGGCTGGCGGCTTGCTGGCGCAGCCGGGCCCCGGGCCCTCCCTGGCCAGTTATCTGACCGACCAGGGCTACGGCGATGCCTTCCGCGACGACCATCTGGTGCCGATGGCCGCCGCGCTGTGGTCCAGCCCCTCGGACGCGGTGCTGGGTTTCCCGGCACGCTTCCTGGTGCAGTTCATGGCCAACCACCAGATGTTGCAGGTCTCCGGCCGCCCGGAATGGCGAACCGTGGCGGGCGGATCCGGTGCCTACATCGACGCGCTGCGTGCCCGCTGGCAGGTCCAGGTCCGGCTGGCCGATCCGGTGCGAAGCGTCGAGCGCTTGCCTCAGGCCGGTGTACGCGTGCGCTCCGTGAATGGCGAGGATCGTTTCGACCAGGTGGTCCTGGCCTGCCACAGCGACCAGTCGCTGGCGCTGCTGGCGCAGCCGAGTCCGCTCGAGGCCGAGCTGCTCGGCGCGATCGGCTTCCAGGCCAACGATACCGTCCTGCATACCGACGCCTCGGTGCTGCCGCGCCGGGGGCGCGCCTGGGCGGCCTGGAACGCCCTGGTGCCCGCCGAGGCCGGCGAACGGTGCACGGTCAGCTACCTGATGAACCAGTTGCAGTCGCTCGACGCCCCGACGCCGCTGGTGGTCAGCCTCAACCAGACCGACCGCATCGATGCCGACCGCATCCTGGCCCGGATGACCTATCACCACCCGCTGTACACCGAAGCCGCGGTGGCGGCCCAGGGGCGACGCGCCGAGATCGACGGTGTCGACCGGGTCTGGTACGCCGGCGCCTGGTGGGGCTGGGGATTCCACGAGGACGGCATCCGTTCCGCGGTCGACATCGCCCGGGCGCTGGACGTCGACTGGCCTGCCGCGGCGTCCGCCGGCGACGCCCAGGACCGCTGA